Proteins encoded together in one Camelina sativa cultivar DH55 chromosome 9, Cs, whole genome shotgun sequence window:
- the LOC104713103 gene encoding uncharacterized protein LOC104713103 isoform X2, whose amino-acid sequence MAASSAFSISSPPFVPFSCKIRRPFLLLSPKYPKPVSVRASVPSISIDDKSSVQTKTSNWQWKFKGNSIGIYYEEHEREKSESVKNILMIPTISDVSTVEEWRSVAKDIVQRDGEVNWRATIVDWPGLGYSGRPKMDYDTDVMEKFVIDFMKSPESPMSQSGNDDLVIIGGGHAATLALRATQRGLLKPSAIAAVAPTWAGPLPIVFGRDSSMVTRYGMLRGTLRAPGVGWMMYNMLVSNEKSIESQYKSHVYADQTNVTDAIIQSRYELTKQKGSRYVPAAFLTGLLDPVSSREEFLQLFADLEGKLPIMVMSTKGAPKRSKAEMEVLRGAKGVSKFVEVEGALLPQEEYPSLVAQELYNFLQETFTKC is encoded by the exons ATGGCTGCTTCATCTGCATTCTCCATATCGTCACCACCTTTCGTACCCTTTTCCTGCAAAATTCGCAGACCATTTCTATTGCTTTCTCCAAAATACCCCAAACCGGTTTCGGTGCGAGCTTCTGTGCCCTCGATCTCCATCGATGACAAATCTTCAGTCCAAACTAAG ACAAGCAATTGGCAGTGGAAGTTCAAGGGAAACTCGATCGGTATATACTATGAAGAGCATGAGAGGGAGAAGAGTGAATCGGTTAAGAATATTCTAATGATACCAACGATATCTGATGTTAGCACCGTTGAGGAGTGGAGATCTGTGGCTAAAGACATTGTGCAGCGTGATGGGGAAGTCAACTGGCGAGCAACTATTGTAGATTGGCCTGGTCTTGGCTATTCTGGTAGACCAAAGATGGATTACGACACAGATGTCATGGAGAAGTTTGTGATCGACTTCATGAAGTCACCTGAGAGCCCAATGAGCCAGTCAG GTAATGATGATCTGGTAATCATCGGAGGAGGGCATGCAGCAACACTAGCACTCCGTGCTACCCAACGTGGGCTACTTAAACCATCAGCCATTGCTGCTGTCGCACCTACGTGGGCTGGACCCCTGCCTATTGTCTTTGGTCGTGATTCTTCCATGGTAACCAG GTACGGTATGCTAAGAGGAACTCTAAGAGCACCTGGAGTTGGTTGGATGATGTACAACATGTTGGTGAGCAACGAGAAGTCTATCGAGTCTCAGTACAAATCTCATGTTTATGCAGACCAGACCAACGTGACCGATGCCATAATCCAAAGCAGATACGAGTTAACAAAGCAGAAGGGATCACGCTACGTCCCTGCAGCTTTCTTGACAGGTTTACTCGACCCTGTTTCATCCCGGGAGGAATTTCTTCAACTGTTTGCTGATTTGGAAGGAAAACTTCCGATCATGGTGATGTCAACGAAAGGAGCTCCAAAGAGATCTAAAGCTGAAATGGAGGTATTAAGAGGAGCCAAAGGAGTTAGCAAATTCGTGGAGGTTGAAGGTGCACTCTTGCCTCAAGAAGAGTATCCTTCTCTTGTTGCTCAAGAGCTCTACAACTTCTTGCAAGAGACTTTTACTAAATGTTAG
- the LOC104715842 gene encoding protein SAN1, producing MDCTNFENSVEYSVSISQHSTSRPLTAELTRTKVLRKKIHLFMDERKPLVSLPDQNIEHHTSFIPLLNEPTNSTNIQTVVGSIVRHCPNEATIISRPSKSTTNYYSLDYTRISDIMSSFGVTKYGCSTILRDIDKAVKSSPSRGRGMVEIKIWRIRTEVYKFNRAAERLLLESYNPPGYRSDVPIVLDLMREEKQECVICMESHYSSYGSVVTKLPCNHDFHGVCIYEWLQLNRLCPLCRSPISKGVQSGFQFCFGSVVQFVKL from the coding sequence ATGGATTGCACTAATTTTGAGAACAGTGTTGAGTACAGTGTCTCTATAAGCCAGCACTCAACCTCTCGGCCGCTTACCGCTGAGCTAACCCGCACTAAAGTCCTCCGCAAAAAAATCCATCTCTTCATGGACGAAAGAAAACCTTTAGTGTCTCTACCCGATCAAAACATCGAACATCACACCAGCTTTATTCCACTACTGAACGAACCCACTAACTCCACAAACATTCAAACCGTCGTCGGCAGTATCGTTCGTCATTGTCCCAACGAAGCCACCATTATCTCCAGACCAAGCAAGAGCACTACTAATTACTACTCACTAGACTACACCAGAATATCAGATATCATGAGCAGCTTCGGCGTCACCAAATACGGTTGCTCCACCATCTTGCGCGATATCGACAAGGCTGTTAAATCATCACCATCGAGAGGCAGAGGAATGGTTGAAATCAAGATTTGGAGGATCAGGACTGAGGTTTATAAATTCAACAGAGCTGCAGAGAGGTTGTTGCTCGAGAGCTACAATCCACCGGGGTACAGGTCGGATGTACCTATAGTTTTGGATTTGATGAGGGAGGAGAAGCAAGAATGCGTGATTTGCATGGAAAGTCATTATTCTTCGTACGGATCAGTAGTGACTAAATTGCCATGTAACCATGACTTTCATGGAGTTTGCATCTACGAGTGGTTGCAACTCAATCGTCTGTGTCCCTTGTGTCGATCGCCAATTTCTAAAGGTGTTCAATCCGGATTTCAGTTCTGTTTTGGTTCGGTTGTTCAGtttgtaaaattatga
- the LOC104713102 gene encoding pentatricopeptide repeat-containing protein At1g74630: MHHHCLSLLTSCKSLRALTQIHGFFIKSGVDSDSYFTGKLILQCAVSIPDALPYARRLLFCFPEPDAFMFNTLVRGYSESDDPCNSVAVFVEMIRKGLVFPDSFSFAFVVKAVANLRCLRTGFQMHCQALKHGLDSHLFVGTTLIGMYGECGCVEFARKVFDEMRQPNLVAWNAVITACFRGSDVSKAREIFDKMLVKNHTSWNVMLAGYTKAGEVESAKRIFSEMPHRDDVSWSTMIVGFAHNGSFNDAFLYFRELQRAEMRPNEVSLTGVLSACSQSGAFEFGKSIHGFVEKSGYSWIVSVNNALIDMYSRCGDVLMAWLVFEGMQDKSSIVSWTSMIAGLAMYGHGEEAISLFSEMIESSVTPDGVSFVSLLYACSHAGLIKEGEDYFSKMKSVYHIEPAIEHYGCMVDLYGRSGKLQKAYDFISQMPIPPTAIVWRTLLGACSSHGNIEMAEQVKQRLNELDPNNSGDLVLLSNVYATAGKWKDVASIRKSMIVQRIKKITAWSSVEVGKTMYKFTAGEKKKGIDIEAHEKLKEIILRLRNEAGYAPELASALYDVEEEEKEDQVSKHSEKLALAFALARLPKGANIRIVKNLRICRDCHAVMKLTSKVYGVEIVVRDRNRFHSFKDGSCSCSDYW; encoded by the coding sequence ATGCACCATCATTGTCTATCTCTTCTTACTAGCTGCAAGAGCTTAAGAGCTCTAACTCAAATCCATGGCTTCTTTATAAAATCCGGCGTCGATTCCGATTCTTACTTCACCGGAAAACTTATCTTACAATGTGCGGTTTCCATTCCCGACGCTTTACCTTACGCTAGAcgtcttttgttctgttttcctGAACCCGATGCGTTCATGTTCAACACTCTCGTCCGAGGGTACTCTGAATCCGATGACCCGTGTAACTCCGTAGCGGTGTTTGTGGAGATGATAAGAAAAGGTTTAGTCTTTCCGGATAGCTTCTCCTTCGCGTTTGTTGTGAAGGCGGTTGCGAATTTAAGGTGTTTAAGAACTGGGTTTCAGATGCATTGTCAAGCTTTGAAGCATGGGCTTGATTCGCATTTGTTTGTTGGTACTACTTTGATCGGTATGTATGGGGAATGTGGGTGTGTGGAGTTTGCTCGcaaggtgttcgacgaaatgcgtCAACCTAATTTGGTTGCGTGGAACGCTGTGATCACTGCCTGTTTCAGGGGGAGTGATGTTTCGAAAGCGAGGGAAATCTTTGATAAGATGCTGGTAAAGAATCACACGTCGTGGAACGTGATGCTTGCTGGGTACACTAAAGCTGGGGAGGTTGAGAGTGCTAAACGGATCTTCTCGGAAATGCCTCACAGAGATGATGTCTCGTGGAGTACTATGATTGTTGGCTTTGCTCATAATGGGAGTTTCAATGATGCTTTCTTGTATTTCAGGGAGTTGCAACGAGCTGAGATGAGACCAAACGAGGTAAGTCTGACTGGAGTTCTCTCTGCCTGTTCACAATCCGGGGCATTTGAGTTTGGGAAGTCGATACACGGGTTTGTAGAGAAATCAGGGTATAGTTGGATAGTTTCTGTGAACAATGCGCTTATTGATATGTATTCTAGGTGCGGTGATGTCCTAATGGCTTGGTTAGTCTTTGAAGGTATGCAAGATAAGAGTAGTATTGTATCTTGGACATCAATGATAGCGGGCTTAGCTATGTATGGTCACGGGGAAGAAGCTATTAGTCTCTTCAGTGAAatgattgagtctagtgttacCCCAGATGGGGTATCGTTCGTTTCACTTTTGTATGCTTGCAGCCATGCTGGACTCATCAAAGAAGGTGAAGATTACTTCTCTAAGATGAAGAGTGTTTACCATATAGAACCAGCGATTGAACACTATGGTTGCATGGTTGATTTATATGGCCGATCTGGAAAACTTCAAAAGGCTTACGATTTTATAAGCCAAATGCCAATTCCGCCAACAGCCATAGTGTGGAGGACTCTTCTTGGGGCTTGCAGTAGTCATGGGAATATTGAAATGGCAGAGCAAGTAAAACAAAGGCTTAATGAGCTTGACCCAAATAACTCAGGGGATCTTGTTCTTTTGTCGAATGTTTATGCTACTGCGGGTAAATGGAAGGATGTTGCTTCTATCAGAAAGTCCATGATTGTCCAGAGAATCAAGAAGATAACTGCTTGGAGCTCTGTTGAAGTTGGCAAAACCATGTACAAGTTCACTGCAGGGGAGAAAAAGAAGGGAATCGATATAGAGGCTCACGAGAAGCTAAAAGAAATAATCTTGAGGCTTAGAAATGAAGCTGGGTATGCACCAGAGCTAGCAAGTGCTTTATATGAtgtagaagaggaagaaaaggaagatCAAGTGAGTAAACACAGCGAGAAGCTTGCACTTGCATTTGCTCTAGCTAGATTACCCAAAGGAGCAAATATCAGGATAGTGAAAAATCTTAGAATTTGCAGAGATTGTCACGCTGTCATGAAACTAACGTCAAAGGTTTATGGAGTAGAGATTGTGGTCAGAGACAGAAATCGCTTCCATTCATTCAAGGACGGTTCTTGCTCATGCAGTGACTACTGGTAA
- the LOC104713103 gene encoding uncharacterized protein LOC104713103 isoform X1 codes for MAASSAFSISSPPFVPFSCKIRRPFLLLSPKYPKPVSVRASVPSISIDDKSSVQTKTSNWQWKFKGNSIGIYYEEHEREKSESVKNILMIPTISDVSTVEEWRSVAKDIVQRDGEVNWRATIVDWPGLGYSGRPKMDYDTDVMEKFVIDFMKSPESPMSQSGNDDLVIIGGGHAATLALRATQRGLLKPSAIAAVAPTWAGPLPIVFGRDSSMVTRYGMLRGTLRAPGVGWMMYNMLVSNEKSIESQYKSHVYADQTNVTDAIIQSRYELTKQKGSRYVPAAFLTGLLDPVSSREEFLQLFADLEGKLPIMVMSTKGAPKRSKAEMEVLRGAKGVSKFVEVEGALLPQEEYPSLVAQELYNFLQETFTKC; via the exons ATGGCTGCTTCATCTGCATTCTCCATATCGTCACCACCTTTCGTACCCTTTTCCTGCAAAATTCGCAGACCATTTCTATTGCTTTCTCCAAAATACCCCAAACCGGTTTCGGTGCGAGCTTCTGTGCCCTCGATCTCCATCGATGACAAATCTTCAGTCCAAACTAAG ACAAGCAATTGGCAGTGGAAGTTCAAGGGAAACTCGATCGGTATATACTATGAAGAGCATGAGAGGGAGAAGAGTGAATCGGTTAAGAATATTCTAATGATACCAACGATATCTGATGTTAGCACCGTTGAGGAGTGGAGATCTGTGGCTAAAGACATTGTGCAGCGTGATGGGGAAGTCAACTGGCGAGCAACTATTGTAGATTGGCCTGGTCTTGGCTATTCTGGTAGACCAAAGATGGATTACGACACAGATGTCATGGAGAAGTTTGTGATCGACTTCATGAAGTCACCTGAGAGCCCAATGAGCCAGTCAG GTAATGATGATCTGGTAATCATCGGAGGAGGGCATGCAGCAACACTAGCACTCCGTGCTACCCAACGTGGGCTACTTAAACCATCAGCCATTGCTGCTGTCGCACCTACGTGGGCTGGACCCCTGCCTATTGTCTTTGGTCGTGATTCTTCCATGGTAACCAG GTACGGTATGCTAAGAGGAACTCTAAGAGCACCTGGAGTTGGTTGGATGATGTACAACATGTTGGTGAGCAACGAGAAGTCTATCGAGTCTCAGTACAAATCTCATGTTTATGCAGACCAGACCAACGTGACCGATGCCATAATCCAAAGCAGATACGAGTTAACAAAGCAGAAGGGATCACGCTACGTCCCTGCAGCTTTCTTGACAGGTTTACTCGACCCTGTTTCATCCCGGGAGGAATTTCTTCAACTGTTTGCTGATTTGGAAGGAAAACTTCCGATCATGGTGATGTCAACGAAAGGAGCTCCAAAGAGATCTAAAGCTGAAATGGAGGTATTAAGAGGAGCCAAAGGAGTTAGCAAATTCGTGGAG GTTGAAGGTGCACTCTTGCCTCAAGAAGAGTATCCTTCTCTTGTTGCTCAAGAGCTCTACAACTTCTTGCAAGAGACTTTTACTAAATGTTAG